Proteins encoded by one window of Cylindrospermum stagnale PCC 7417:
- a CDS encoding glycosyltransferase family 2 protein, producing MPLVSVIIPCYNAAKFLSATLESVFNQTLKNYEIILIDDGSTDNTATLIRSFGASIRAEFTSNQGASAARNRGTNLAQGQFIQYLDADDLLRVDALEKRVNALVKSGADVAYSDWQRLEEGEDDNFELGEVVARRIEDINPNPEIALFTDFWAPPAALLYHRRIVEAIGAWNESLPIIQDARFFLDAALVGGKFVYVPGVQADYRIQKTTNSLSRRNPASFVQDCFLNACQVEEIWKANGGITPERCVALEKVYGQLARFYFEHDRLRFYEVLSKIHKLNPNYLPSSPKSLRQLSKWLGYEQAEAIALAYRQTKKKLAR from the coding sequence ATGCCCTTAGTTTCGGTAATCATCCCCTGCTACAATGCAGCAAAATTTTTATCAGCTACCCTAGAAAGTGTCTTTAATCAAACCCTAAAAAATTATGAAATTATACTAATTGATGACGGTTCAACTGACAACACCGCAACTTTGATTCGCTCTTTTGGAGCAAGTATCAGAGCAGAGTTCACTTCTAATCAAGGTGCTAGTGCGGCACGTAACCGAGGGACAAACCTGGCTCAAGGTCAGTTCATTCAGTATTTAGATGCAGATGACCTGTTGCGGGTAGATGCATTAGAAAAACGAGTAAATGCTCTTGTTAAAAGTGGTGCAGATGTAGCCTATTCAGATTGGCAACGACTAGAAGAAGGGGAAGATGACAACTTTGAACTAGGGGAAGTTGTAGCCAGGCGGATTGAAGATATTAATCCTAACCCAGAGATTGCCCTGTTTACAGATTTTTGGGCACCACCTGCTGCTTTACTTTACCACCGCCGGATTGTTGAGGCAATTGGAGCTTGGAATGAATCTCTGCCGATCATTCAGGACGCTCGCTTTTTTTTAGATGCGGCTTTAGTGGGAGGTAAGTTTGTTTATGTACCTGGTGTGCAAGCAGATTATCGAATTCAAAAAACTACTAATAGCTTATCTCGCCGTAACCCTGCTAGCTTTGTTCAGGATTGCTTTCTGAATGCTTGCCAAGTAGAGGAGATATGGAAAGCTAATGGCGGTATAACTCCAGAGCGTTGCGTTGCACTAGAAAAAGTTTACGGACAATTAGCACGATTTTACTTTGAACATGACCGCTTAAGGTTCTACGAAGTGCTTTCTAAAATTCATAAACTGAATCCCAATTATCTTCCTTCCAGTCCAAAAAGTTTGCGACAGTTGTCAAAATGGCTAGGATATGAACAGGCAGAGGCAATCGCCTTGGCTTACCGACAAACTAAAAAAAAATTAGCAAGATGA
- a CDS encoding glycosyltransferase family 4 protein yields the protein MLAVIETHPIQYRAPVYRTLSNQFGIPIIVIYGSDFSIIGYEDKEFGTKFAWDIDLISGYASQFLSQVKTGGAQSFETVSSQGLTAVLQKIQPKALLITGYNHSLYQAAFYHALIGKYPILFRGETTDHAQQRSPFKAALRNSFLHWIYRRCSKLLYIGQYSKAHFQRLGCSDKKLIFSPYCISTSPFQCNELDRGQFRQFTRQSLGITDTQIVLLFSGKLSTRKRPDLLLQAVKLLSPEIRSQVVVLFLGDGELKTVLKDLAYSSPAITAHFLGFQNQTQLSRYYHTADFLVLPSQNSETWGLVVNEALHHGLPAIVSQAVGCAPDLINPGVTGDIFETGSAQSLAQAIERCLGKSRSASTLSLIGRPDIQRECRQKVSAYSVEKAAEGIAIAYKEITA from the coding sequence ATGCTGGCAGTTATAGAAACACATCCAATTCAGTATCGTGCCCCTGTATATCGAACCCTAAGCAACCAGTTTGGTATCCCAATAATAGTAATTTATGGTTCAGACTTTAGTATTATAGGGTACGAAGATAAAGAATTCGGGACAAAATTTGCTTGGGATATTGATTTGATATCGGGATATGCATCACAATTTCTTTCTCAAGTAAAAACGGGTGGGGCGCAGTCTTTTGAAACAGTCTCTTCTCAAGGATTGACAGCCGTCTTACAAAAAATACAACCAAAAGCATTGCTGATTACAGGCTACAACCATAGTCTCTACCAGGCAGCTTTCTATCATGCATTGATAGGCAAGTATCCTATTCTGTTTCGTGGAGAAACAACTGATCATGCTCAACAAAGAAGTCCATTCAAAGCGGCGCTACGGAATTCATTTCTACACTGGATTTACCGTAGATGTTCTAAATTACTCTACATTGGTCAATACTCTAAAGCTCATTTCCAACGATTAGGCTGTTCAGATAAAAAACTAATTTTTTCACCTTATTGTATCAGTACTAGTCCCTTTCAATGCAATGAACTTGATCGAGGTCAATTCCGTCAGTTCACTCGCCAAAGTTTAGGTATTACAGATACACAAATTGTGCTACTTTTTAGTGGAAAACTAAGTACCAGAAAAAGACCAGATTTGTTGCTGCAAGCAGTTAAGCTATTATCTCCAGAAATTCGCAGTCAAGTTGTGGTTCTCTTTCTCGGTGATGGAGAGTTGAAAACGGTCTTAAAAGATTTGGCGTATAGCTCACCGGCAATAACGGCTCATTTTCTGGGCTTTCAGAACCAGACTCAGCTAAGTCGCTACTACCACACAGCTGATTTCCTTGTATTACCAAGTCAAAATTCTGAAACTTGGGGTCTTGTTGTGAATGAGGCTTTACATCACGGATTACCTGCTATTGTTTCCCAAGCTGTTGGTTGTGCACCAGACTTGATTAATCCTGGTGTTACTGGAGATATTTTCGAGACAGGCTCCGCTCAAAGTCTGGCTCAAGCAATTGAGCGATGTCTGGGAAAAAGTAGATCCGCGTCTACGCTGTCACTTATTGGCAGACCAGACATTCAGAGAGAATGTCGCCAGAAGGTAAGTGCTTATTCTGTAGAAAAAGCTGCTGAGGGTATTGCAATAGCATATAAAGAAATAACAGCATGA
- a CDS encoding class I SAM-dependent methyltransferase, which produces MTKTMFPLMNTLYNFILTTLKNPNQVIPKLKGKYNRFVMQVNESSIIGDTNDVFTASNLPSELIDKAIEIFNPTSVLDLGCGTGQAVSYFIEKGVPTVLGVEGSAVVIAQAKCSKFITQFDLNKELNLNRKFDMIFSYEFVEHIHSKHVDILLKNFSNHSNLIVLSAARPGQGGLGHFNEQYSEYWIEKFENEGYNYDVELTQILKAAEKMYPENILVFKRF; this is translated from the coding sequence ATGACTAAAACTATGTTTCCATTAATGAATACTTTGTATAATTTTATACTTACAACTTTAAAGAATCCAAATCAAGTAATACCTAAGCTTAAAGGAAAATACAACCGCTTTGTAATGCAAGTAAATGAAAGCAGTATCATAGGCGATACTAATGACGTATTTACAGCTTCAAATCTTCCCTCCGAACTCATAGATAAGGCAATAGAGATATTTAATCCAACCTCAGTTCTTGATCTAGGTTGTGGCACTGGTCAAGCAGTCAGTTATTTTATCGAAAAAGGTGTTCCAACAGTTCTAGGGGTTGAAGGCTCGGCAGTTGTAATTGCACAGGCAAAATGTTCAAAGTTTATAACTCAATTTGATCTGAACAAAGAACTAAATCTGAATCGTAAATTTGACATGATTTTCTCTTATGAATTTGTAGAACATATTCATTCCAAACACGTTGATATTTTGCTAAAAAATTTTTCAAATCACTCAAATTTAATTGTATTGAGTGCTGCTAGACCAGGTCAAGGCGGGCTTGGGCATTTTAACGAGCAGTATTCAGAGTATTGGATAGAAAAATTCGAGAATGAGGGATACAACTATGATGTTGAATTGACACAAATACTCAAGGCAGCAGAAAAAATGTACCCAGAAAACATTTTAGTATTTAAGCGCTTCTAA
- a CDS encoding glycosyltransferase produces MVCFQRQKVWLRCLIDKISLKMLTGQKILYVQYTNPGGYPPLEHSSRILAQEGWDVVFLGTGAYGASDLCFPPHSNINVQLMPFCPAGWRQKLHYLQFCLWVLIWTLRWQPRCIYASDLLSCPVAVVLSFLPNVSVIYHEHDSPNNTSESFFIRFCLTTRKWLALRAKICILPNQKRVEQFSLDTGTHHQIFCVWNCPTQVEATTKPLSPQRDGLQILYHGSIVPSRLPAEVLKALVMFPTIKLRVIGYDTVGYQSYTQQLREIADQLGVANQVEFIAAMPRYELLKWCHDCDIGLAFMPLNGDDINQQSMVGASNKPFDYLACGLPLLVSNLPDWKQMYVEPGYGLACDPDDTESIAASLKWYLDHPVKMREMGDIGRQRILDEWNYEMQFAPVIEFIKTLV; encoded by the coding sequence ATGGTATGTTTTCAACGACAAAAAGTTTGGTTAAGATGTTTAATAGATAAAATTTCCTTAAAAATGCTTACAGGACAAAAAATTCTCTACGTCCAATACACCAACCCTGGAGGTTATCCACCCTTAGAGCACAGTTCCCGCATTTTGGCACAAGAGGGTTGGGACGTAGTGTTTCTAGGTACTGGAGCTTATGGTGCATCCGATTTGTGTTTTCCACCTCATTCCAACATCAATGTACAACTGATGCCCTTTTGTCCTGCTGGTTGGCGGCAGAAGTTGCATTACTTGCAATTTTGTCTCTGGGTACTGATTTGGACATTACGCTGGCAACCTCGATGCATATATGCCTCAGATCTATTATCATGCCCGGTTGCTGTAGTGTTGAGTTTTCTGCCGAATGTGAGTGTTATATATCACGAACACGATTCACCTAACAATACATCTGAGAGCTTTTTTATTCGCTTCTGTTTGACAACTCGAAAATGGTTGGCTCTAAGAGCTAAAATATGCATCTTGCCGAATCAAAAACGGGTAGAGCAGTTTTCCTTAGATACAGGCACCCATCACCAGATTTTCTGCGTATGGAATTGTCCCACTCAAGTGGAGGCTACCACTAAGCCTCTGTCTCCTCAAAGAGACGGTTTACAGATTTTGTATCATGGCTCCATCGTGCCATCTCGACTACCTGCGGAGGTATTAAAAGCCCTGGTTATGTTTCCTACTATCAAATTGCGTGTCATTGGCTATGACACAGTGGGGTATCAGAGCTATACGCAACAATTGCGAGAGATTGCCGATCAACTAGGGGTTGCCAACCAGGTAGAATTTATTGCCGCCATGCCAAGATATGAACTTTTAAAATGGTGTCATGACTGTGATATTGGGCTAGCATTCATGCCTCTAAATGGTGACGATATCAACCAGCAATCTATGGTTGGTGCTTCCAACAAACCTTTTGACTACCTCGCCTGTGGGCTGCCACTCTTGGTTTCCAATCTGCCCGACTGGAAACAAATGTATGTGGAGCCTGGTTACGGTTTAGCTTGTGATCCAGATGATACAGAAAGTATAGCTGCTTCCTTAAAATGGTATTTAGATCATCCAGTTAAAATGCGAGAAATGGGTGATATTGGCAGACAGCGTATCCTGGATGAGTGGAATTATGAGATGCAGTTTGCACCAGTTATAGAGTTCATAAAAACTTTGGTTTAG
- a CDS encoding glycosyltransferase family 2 protein, producing the protein MQNIALVIPTYNSVKTIEETLDSVLQTQGQFLGKISAVYIADDCSNDGTITLVKTKCNASIPMYILQGEQNLGERKNVNNVINLIKGTTDWFLILHSDDIAKPNWLEMMISRIEACSENVGSICSSWDNLMLDGSINPGEDDASKQVGVIEGNDEAVRGTLLKGCWWHISGCAIRVKAFEDCGVFNPKLPQLGDWEWLLRCLHSGWSVEYIPRTLILYRQNPTSVSSKSFQTHRDIREFMEILPNYINLLESTELLHLYMKQIKFMSRRLIKSLITLNTKRFLLSFQVLFMLLNSLRKSQQSLKS; encoded by the coding sequence GTGCAGAATATTGCTCTGGTTATTCCTACTTATAATAGTGTAAAAACCATAGAAGAAACCCTAGATTCTGTTCTTCAGACACAAGGTCAATTTCTAGGCAAAATTTCTGCTGTATATATCGCTGATGACTGCTCTAACGATGGGACTATTACCTTAGTAAAAACAAAATGCAACGCTTCAATACCAATGTATATATTGCAGGGAGAACAAAACCTAGGTGAAAGAAAAAATGTCAATAATGTAATAAACTTAATTAAAGGAACTACAGATTGGTTTCTGATTTTACATTCTGATGATATTGCCAAGCCAAATTGGCTAGAAATGATGATATCAAGGATAGAAGCTTGTTCAGAAAATGTAGGAAGTATTTGCTCAAGTTGGGACAATTTAATGCTTGACGGTTCTATAAACCCGGGAGAAGACGACGCTAGTAAACAAGTTGGAGTCATTGAGGGTAATGATGAAGCTGTCAGAGGTACTTTATTGAAAGGGTGCTGGTGGCATATATCGGGCTGTGCCATTCGAGTTAAAGCTTTTGAGGATTGTGGAGTCTTTAATCCAAAACTCCCACAGTTAGGTGATTGGGAGTGGTTATTACGCTGTCTCCATAGTGGATGGTCTGTAGAATACATTCCGAGAACATTAATTTTGTATAGACAAAATCCTACAAGTGTTTCCTCTAAATCATTTCAGACCCATCGGGATATTAGGGAATTCATGGAAATTTTGCCTAACTATATTAATTTATTAGAATCAACAGAGCTACTTCATCTCTATATGAAGCAAATTAAATTTATGTCTAGGAGATTAATAAAATCTTTAATAACGCTAAATACAAAAAGATTTTTGCTATCTTTCCAAGTCTTATTTATGTTGTTAAACAGTCTGAGGAAATCTCAACAAAGCTTAAAGTCGTGA
- a CDS encoding glycosyltransferase family 2 protein: MSCQNLSTLPPSPSGKIDWPWTAETQQLPEKMPDGSEWPKITIVTPNYNYGHFLEETIRSVLLQGYPNLEYIIIDGGSTDNSVEIIKKYEPWLTHWVSEKDKGQASAINKGIELATGKWFNWLNSDDILLQNSLKTLAEISKLVDNPQWISGMRIEINESGSFGEICAAWRYDPSVIGLGIVDFPQDATFVNLEFLKKMNIRLSENYQNVFDTVFHFQLMQYQKPLLTTAIFSAMRWHKMQKTANSANIHSESAVIHGYIEKLPLSHRFIHRLLRTRLSKFFSAILLLAVFYGALPFSRDWTAALFDRISGNFKLVPARSCLLFR; this comes from the coding sequence AAATTGACTGGCCTTGGACAGCAGAAACTCAGCAACTACCCGAAAAAATGCCAGATGGGTCAGAATGGCCCAAGATTACCATAGTCACACCAAATTACAACTATGGTCATTTTCTTGAAGAAACTATCCGCTCAGTATTACTTCAGGGCTATCCCAATTTAGAATATATTATCATTGATGGCGGGAGTACTGATAATTCAGTTGAAATTATTAAAAAGTATGAGCCTTGGCTGACACATTGGGTGAGTGAAAAAGACAAAGGGCAAGCAAGCGCAATTAATAAAGGCATCGAATTAGCAACAGGTAAGTGGTTCAATTGGCTAAATAGTGATGACATTTTACTGCAAAATTCTTTAAAAACACTTGCAGAGATATCTAAACTCGTTGACAATCCTCAATGGATTAGTGGCATGAGAATTGAAATTAATGAGTCAGGTTCATTTGGAGAAATATGTGCCGCTTGGAGATATGATCCAAGTGTAATAGGTCTAGGAATTGTTGACTTTCCACAAGATGCTACTTTTGTTAATTTAGAATTTCTCAAAAAAATGAATATTAGATTATCTGAGAATTATCAGAATGTATTTGATACAGTTTTTCATTTTCAGTTAATGCAATATCAAAAGCCTCTATTAACTACTGCTATTTTTTCAGCTATGCGTTGGCACAAAATGCAAAAAACAGCTAATAGTGCCAATATTCACTCAGAATCAGCAGTAATACATGGTTATATTGAAAAACTACCTTTAAGTCATCGTTTTATTCATCGATTACTGAGAACCAGATTATCTAAATTCTTTAGCGCCATATTATTATTAGCTGTATTTTATGGTGCATTACCATTCTCACGAGATTGGACTGCTGCTCTATTTGATCGAATATCAGGTAATTTTAAATTAGTTCCAGCTCGCTCTTGTTTGCTTTTCCGTTAA
- a CDS encoding glycosyltransferase, translating into MKVIQVPFCFYPDPVGGTEVYVEALSRYLQQQGVEVLVAAPGFVSESYLHHQLRVHRFAVSPRVQNIREIYGEGDRLAASEFSRILEVEKPDLVHLHAFTSSVSLRLVQAAKQRQIPVVFTYHTPTVSCQRGTLMQWGTEICDGKVDLQKCSQCTLQGLGLNQTIAKAIGSFPPQIGYLLGSLNLQGGVWTALRMTELVNLRHANLNSLLSEVNHIVAVCNWIKDVLLLNDVPLSKITVIPQGLCHDLTKKANYSPQCYTPTLKIAFLGRLNPTKGIHILIAALRAVPDLPISLDIYGVSQGIASDTYQQELQALAANDPRIRFKPPVPAEQVTVTLVDYDLLAVPSQWLETGPMVVLEAFAARVPVIGSNLGGIAELVQSEVNGILVEPSSVTAWSQALQRLCQDRDLLMRLGSGIQPPQRMETVATQMLSIYRAALQNQTTST; encoded by the coding sequence GTGAAAGTTATCCAAGTCCCTTTCTGTTTCTATCCCGATCCTGTAGGTGGTACTGAGGTCTACGTTGAAGCTCTGTCGCGCTACTTGCAGCAACAGGGAGTGGAGGTTCTGGTTGCCGCTCCAGGGTTCGTCAGTGAGTCCTACCTACATCATCAGCTGAGAGTACACCGCTTTGCAGTATCGCCAAGAGTCCAAAATATCCGAGAAATCTATGGCGAAGGCGATCGCCTTGCTGCCTCAGAATTCAGCCGCATTCTCGAAGTAGAAAAACCTGATTTAGTGCATCTTCATGCCTTCACAAGTAGCGTTTCTCTGCGGTTAGTTCAAGCTGCTAAACAACGGCAAATCCCCGTTGTCTTTACCTACCATACTCCCACTGTGAGCTGCCAACGGGGAACGCTGATGCAATGGGGTACTGAAATCTGTGATGGTAAGGTGGATTTACAAAAGTGCAGCCAGTGTACTTTACAAGGGTTGGGACTGAATCAAACCATCGCTAAGGCGATCGGCAGTTTCCCGCCCCAAATAGGATATTTGCTAGGCAGCTTGAATTTACAGGGAGGCGTTTGGACAGCTTTGCGAATGACAGAATTAGTTAATCTTCGCCATGCAAATCTAAATTCTCTACTGTCTGAGGTTAATCATATTGTGGCAGTGTGCAACTGGATCAAGGATGTTTTGTTACTCAACGACGTTCCCTTGTCCAAAATTACCGTTATCCCCCAAGGGCTTTGTCATGACCTAACAAAAAAAGCTAACTATAGCCCTCAATGTTATACACCAACCTTAAAAATTGCTTTCTTGGGTCGGCTTAACCCCACTAAGGGTATCCATATTTTAATCGCAGCTTTGCGAGCAGTCCCTGATTTACCAATCAGTTTAGACATTTATGGCGTTTCCCAGGGAATAGCCAGTGATACCTACCAACAGGAATTGCAGGCTCTAGCAGCCAACGACCCACGCATCCGTTTTAAACCTCCAGTTCCTGCTGAACAAGTGACAGTAACACTGGTAGACTATGACCTGTTGGCGGTTCCATCCCAGTGGTTAGAAACTGGACCAATGGTGGTTCTTGAAGCCTTTGCAGCTAGAGTTCCAGTCATAGGTTCTAATCTAGGCGGTATCGCCGAGCTAGTTCAGTCCGAAGTCAACGGCATATTGGTAGAACCTAGTTCTGTTACTGCCTGGAGCCAAGCTCTACAGCGACTATGCCAGGATAGAGATCTGCTGATGCGCCTCGGATCTGGCATCCAGCCTCCCCAAAGAATGGAGACAGTAGCAACCCAAATGCTATCAATCTATCGTGCGGCATTACAAAATCAGACGACTTCGACATAG
- a CDS encoding CgeB family protein gives MRLLIAGLLDGTHIGGAFFKAAQCLDLNPKLFDIKLAYAGPKWLQRINWHFRGKYPSQLRGLSQKIVWECENSKPELFISTGIAPINQQALVQMESMGIKRINFLTDDPWNSAHYAPWFFEALPHYDIVFSPRRANIDELVQAGCPNVQYLPFGFDHECFYPEVFINPEVQLQYGCDVVFAGGADRDRVEYISALIESGIDVNLYGGYWERYLETRAYTHGIANVATLRLALTGAKIALCLVRKANRDGNCMRTFEVPAVGACMLTEDTQEHREIFGDEGKAVVYFKTISEMVEKAQWLLNHEVERQRLALNAHLLIFHGKHTYKDRLEIMLSQTANLLFKQ, from the coding sequence ATGAGACTCCTAATAGCTGGCTTGTTAGATGGAACTCATATAGGTGGTGCCTTTTTTAAGGCTGCTCAGTGTCTTGATTTAAACCCTAAATTATTTGATATTAAATTAGCTTACGCAGGTCCAAAATGGCTACAGCGAATTAATTGGCATTTCCGAGGAAAATACCCATCACAACTACGAGGCTTGAGCCAGAAAATTGTATGGGAATGTGAAAATTCAAAACCTGAATTATTTATTTCTACTGGCATTGCGCCTATCAATCAACAAGCATTAGTTCAGATGGAAAGTATGGGCATCAAGAGAATCAACTTTCTCACTGATGATCCCTGGAATTCAGCCCACTATGCTCCTTGGTTTTTTGAAGCATTGCCTCACTACGACATTGTTTTTTCTCCTCGCCGTGCCAATATTGATGAACTTGTGCAGGCAGGTTGCCCCAATGTTCAGTATTTACCGTTTGGGTTTGATCATGAGTGCTTTTATCCTGAAGTGTTCATAAATCCAGAAGTACAACTTCAGTATGGTTGTGATGTAGTTTTTGCAGGTGGTGCTGATCGCGATCGAGTAGAGTATATTTCTGCACTAATTGAGTCAGGGATAGATGTAAACCTCTATGGAGGATATTGGGAACGTTACCTGGAAACAAGAGCTTATACTCATGGGATAGCTAACGTCGCAACATTGCGGCTTGCTTTAACAGGTGCAAAAATTGCTCTTTGCCTGGTTCGTAAGGCAAATCGAGACGGAAACTGTATGCGGACATTTGAGGTTCCGGCGGTAGGAGCCTGTATGCTCACTGAAGATACCCAGGAACATCGAGAAATCTTTGGTGACGAGGGAAAAGCAGTAGTTTATTTCAAAACTATTTCAGAAATGGTGGAGAAAGCGCAGTGGTTGCTTAATCACGAAGTTGAACGGCAACGCCTGGCTCTGAATGCCCATTTATTGATTTTTCATGGTAAACACACCTATAAAGATCGGCTAGAGATAATGCTTTCTCAGACAGCAAACCTGTTGTTTAAACAATGA
- a CDS encoding glycosyltransferase family 4 protein translates to MKLKIAIVVHGRFHAFDLARELINQGHDVTLLTNYPKKFVEKFDIPQEFVKTFLLHGIFTRVIQKLHAVLGISNFEYIVHSEFSKWAARNLINDKYDVIHVFSGVAEEIFQAMSDKRGLKCLVRGSAHIRTQFKILSEEEKRAGVTVDKPSKWMISREEREYQLADLVIVLSNFAKQSFIDQDITPAKIKVLPLGTQLVKFRPIQQVIAERCHRIISQLPLHVLMVGTFSYRKGAIDFVNISELGSTNFRFKFVGTVTSEASHLAKASENIEFIPKQEQFELPKFYAWADIFIFTTIEDGYAVVLSQAQANGLPIITTTNCSGSDIVIEGKTGWVLPIRSPEIFVERLNWCHENRQELAQMVRELYQEFQPRDWAEVATDFVHISTGILKE, encoded by the coding sequence ATGAAACTTAAGATTGCAATTGTAGTTCATGGCCGCTTTCATGCCTTTGACTTGGCACGGGAGCTAATTAACCAGGGGCATGATGTTACTTTGTTGACTAATTACCCAAAGAAATTCGTAGAAAAATTTGATATCCCCCAGGAATTTGTTAAAACATTTTTGTTACATGGAATTTTCACTCGTGTTATTCAGAAACTTCATGCAGTTTTAGGAATTTCTAATTTTGAATATATTGTTCATTCTGAATTTTCCAAGTGGGCTGCTCGGAATCTCATAAATGATAAATATGATGTTATCCACGTTTTTAGTGGAGTTGCTGAAGAGATTTTTCAGGCAATGTCAGATAAGCGTGGACTGAAATGTCTCGTGAGAGGTTCCGCCCATATTCGCACCCAATTTAAGATTCTGTCAGAGGAGGAGAAGCGGGCTGGTGTAACGGTTGATAAACCGAGTAAATGGATGATTTCTAGGGAAGAGCGAGAATATCAGCTTGCTGATTTAGTTATCGTACTCTCAAATTTTGCTAAACAATCTTTTATTGATCAAGATATTACTCCAGCGAAAATCAAGGTTTTACCCTTAGGCACTCAATTAGTAAAATTTCGGCCAATTCAGCAAGTTATTGCGGAGCGGTGTCACAGAATTATTTCTCAACTACCGCTTCATGTGTTGATGGTTGGTACCTTTTCATATCGAAAGGGTGCTATCGATTTTGTTAATATATCGGAATTAGGCTCTACAAATTTCCGATTTAAGTTTGTGGGTACTGTTACCAGTGAAGCCAGTCACCTTGCCAAAGCTAGTGAAAACATTGAGTTTATTCCTAAGCAAGAACAATTTGAATTACCCAAATTCTATGCTTGGGCAGATATATTTATTTTTACAACAATTGAAGATGGTTATGCAGTAGTTTTATCCCAAGCTCAAGCTAACGGTCTACCGATTATAACAACAACAAATTGCTCAGGTTCAGACATAGTTATTGAAGGAAAAACTGGCTGGGTGCTGCCAATTCGTAGCCCAGAAATATTTGTGGAACGCTTGAATTGGTGTCATGAAAATCGGCAAGAATTAGCACAAATGGTGCGGGAACTTTATCAAGAATTTCAACCTAGAGATTGGGCAGAGGTAGCTACTGATTTTGTTCACATTAGCACAGGTATCCTGAAGGAATAA